CTGAGGAGTCTTTGCAGCGCCGATGTGTCGCTGGCTGCAGCTGTTGTGCCGGCAGCGGCTCCCTTGACGGATTTCCCGAGCCCTCCGGCCACCAGTCGGCCCCATCCCCAAGAGAGCAGGGTGATGGTGTGGGTTACCAGGGCCTCTGTGCAGTCGCCCTTGCCGCTGAGGCAGTTGATGGTTGCCTTTACGCCCCAGGGGTCATTTCCGGCCTCGTCGAGCATGCCGGCGTCGGCGGCGGAATCACAGAACGCGACCGTGTTTTGGGCAAATCGCTGGCCACCGGAGCATTTGTTCTTCACCCATTTGTGGGCCAGCTCTTCATACGTGTCCCCTGGCCACGCATACGGCATGGCTCGCATCGTCTCCTCCGTCGGCAGTTCGATGCCGTGGATGACGGGCTGTGCGGTATCGGAAGTCGGCCCACTGGCGCCTCCTCCGCCCCCCTTACCGGGAGTGCTGCCGCCGCCTCCGCCCTGCGGCTTGCCGCAGTTGGGGTCGGAGTTGCAGGGGTCATTCTCCGGCTTGTAATCGCCATAGGTTCCGTTGGTACCGGCGCAGTAGTGCGGGTAGCAGCTCTCGAGCCCAGTCGGGTCGCTGGCCGTGGTGGGGTTCTGGTTGGCGTAGCTGTAGCCGTTGAGGGAACCAGGCTGGTCGAGGCTGAGCAGCGGATCGACGCTGATGAACTGGCCGATGGAGGGGTCGTACTCGCGGGCGCCGATGTGGGTGAGCCCGGTGGCTTTGTCGTCGGTCTTGCCGAGGAAGCCCTTGTCGTCGGGCCAGGTCGTGCCGGTTGGCTTGCCGCGCTCGGCGCCGAAGGGGCTCATGTAGCGCTTGCTGAACGTCTGGGCGCTGTCGGTGGAGATGGCCAGGCTCTGGGTGCCGTGGTGGTCACCGGTGAGATAGGTGAGCTTGTTGGTGCCGCTTTCGTTGGAGCGGAGGGCGACGGTCAGGCCCTCCGAGGCGTAGTAGCGCTGCGCCCAGGTGGTTCCGTTGGCTCGGAGGTGGAGCTCGGTGGCCCCGGCGTAGAGGATCCGCTCCCCTCCCGCCGTGCTCCGGATGAGGAGTTCACCGTCGGCGTCGTAAACGTAGTCGGTGCTCTTGCCGGATTCGGTGAGCTTGGTGAGCTGCGCTTCTTCGGACCAGGTGAGGTCCTGAGTACCTGCTTTTCCGGGGCGTTTGGTGGTGTTGCCCGTGGTGTCGTAGCTGTAGCTGCGTTCGGGCGTGGTGCAGTTGGCGTTCGTGCTGGTGCCGGTGAGGGTGTGGGGCTGGTTGCCCTTGTAGCAGTAGGTGGTCTTGGTGTCGCCGCTGGTCTTGTGGACCGTTTCTGCGGTGCGCTGGCCGGCCTGGTTATAGGTGTAGCTCGTCCAGTAGGGGGCCGGTCCGGACAGGCTGGACGCGTTGCGGGTGTCGGCGCACTTGTGGGAGGTGGGGGTCCAGGCTTCGGTCAGGCGGCGGTAGCCGTCGTAGGTGAAGCACTGGGTCTCGGCCGCTGACGTGCCGCCGAGGGTGGTGGGGTCGGCGATCGAGGTGACGTTTCCGGCTTGGTCGAAGGTGTAGTTGAGGTCCTGCAGCATGTACGGGTGGGTCTGGTCCGTGACATGGCTGCGGGTCAGGCGTCCGGTGCCCTCTTCGTAGGTGTTGGTGACATATGTCTTCTTGTGTGCCTCGGTGTTGGCCGTACCAAGGGTGAGTTGCTGGGCTTGGCCGAGGGCCGAATAGTCCACGTCCAGCAGGTATCCGGTGCTGCCGCCGATGGAGGTGACGTAGCCGAGAGTGTCGTATCCGTACCCGACGATCTCCGATTCCAGGCCGCCCATGGCCGGCTCTTTGCTGTTCTGCAGGGTGCCGTCGATGTTGAAGTAGCTGCTGTATTCCAGTGAGGCAGGGGCCCCGGCTTTGACGAGCGGATCGCCTGCGGGCAGGGTCACCTTGGCCGCGGTCGGCCGAGACAGGCTGTCGTACGCCGTGACTGCCTTGGTGTATGCCAGGCCGGCCTTGCCTCCGACGTAGCGGGTGGAGGAACTGGGCTGGCCCTTGAGGACGGTGTCGTAGGTGCGGGCGGTGAGCTGGTTGGCTTCGGTCTTCGAGCCGGACCAAGTGCCGGTGGGTCGACCGAGTTCGTCGTAGTCGGCCAGAACGGATCTGCCACGTGAGTCGGTGGACTTCACCGCTTGGTCGAGGAGGTTGAAGACGGTGGTCGTCTTGCCCTTGTCCGGGTCTTCCGAACTGATCGGACGACCGAACAGGTCGAAGCCGTAGCTCCACTTGGCGCCGTCCGGGCCTATGACGGACGTCTGCTTGCCGTCCAGCGCATAGGCGTACTTCGTGGACGTGTACGAGGCGCCCAGACCCGCGCCGAAGCCGGTGTCCGCCGGGTCGGGGCCCGCGTATTCGCGGGTCTCGACGGTCTGTCCGCGGGCGTCGGTGATGGTCCGGGCCGCGGAGCCGCCCTGGAGTGCGGTGGTCGCGGTGGAATCACCGGTGTAGCTGGTGGTCGTCGACCACTTCTTGACACCGAACACATGGAGAGTGTTCGTGACCGGGCGTCCCGCGCCGTCGAAAGCGATCGCGTTCTGGGTGGGCGCCTCACCGTACTCGGCTCGTGTATAGGTGCCGTTCGGTGTGGAGGTCGTGTCGAAGATGCCGGCGTACGTTTCGTAGGCGAGGCCGCGGGAGTCGTACCGCGTGTCCGTCAGCAGTCGGCCGCCCTGCGGGGTCGGCGACTGGGTCTGCAGGGGCCGAAGCAGGGAGTCGACGATCGCGTAGCTGGTGTTGTAGGTGGTCCCGTCTTTCTTCAGCGTCGCTGTCGACACCCAGGACTGCTTGGTGTTGCTGAGGTGGTAGGCGAACTTACTGTTGGGATTGTCGGTGCCGCGGATCCGGTTGGGCAGCCACACGTCGGTCAGTCGGCCGAGGGCGTCGTAGGCCAGCTCGGTCTTCTTCAGGTTCGCGTCGTAGACACGCTCGTCCTGTCCGCGCCGGGCATCCAGGAAGCTGACCGTCTTGAACCCCTTGGGGTCGGTGACGATCGCCTTGGTCAGCGGCCCGGCCGTAGCCGGTGTGTAGGCGGTGCTGGTCACCTTGTCGGCGGCGTCTGTCACGGTCAGCGGGCGACCGAGGGCGTCATAGGTGCTGGACGACGTCTTCTGCCAGGTCACCGCAGACGAGCCGTAGGATTGAGCTCGACCTGACCAGGTCGTCAGTCCCTTCGTTGGCTTCATCGCCGAGGACCAGGTGGTTGCCCCGTCGTACGCGACGGCGGAGTCGGAGAGGACATCGCCGCGCCGCGAGGAGTCCGCAGGCAGGTCGAGGGCGCTGTCGGCCGTACCGCAGGACCTGCCCACCACTCGTGTTCGGGAGGCAAGCGCGGTCAGCCCTGCCGTGTCGTTACGGGCATACCAGGTGACCTTGCAGACCTCGTCGCCGGACTTGGCGTCGTCCCCGCGGTCTTCGATCGTGGACGGCATTCCGTGGTCGTCGAAGGCCGTCGCCACCGTTTGGGCGCGCCAGCTCTTCGCGGCGGTCCGATAGGTGTACGTGGTGGTTGCCTTGGTGCGAACGAACCGGGCGATGTGGTCTCCCGCGCCGGGTACATCGGTCTGGCGGGCGGTTTCCCTGGACCACGGCTCGTTGGCCACTGCGCTGATGGCGGTGGAGCCGTCATAGGTGACCTGCTGCCGCAGCTGGCCGGCGTACTGCTCACTGTCCTGGATGGCGGCAATGCCGAGATCGGGCGAGGACAGCGGCGACAGGCTCACGCTGCGTGTGGACCCGTCCTTCTTCTTGTCGCCGTGCATCCCTTGCATGTAGAGGGAGATGCTCCTGGAGCGCGTGGTGTCCTTCGCTCCGCTGTACACCGTCACCTGGCGGTAGCCCCGCCAGGCGGACCAGGTCCGCTCGTCCTTCGGGGTGAACGGGTCGTCGCTGTGGTGCCAGGCAGCACCGCTGTACGCGTAGGAGTTCTCGACGGTGTCGTTCTGTCCGGCCGGGTCGGAGACGGTGACGGCGAGAACCCGGTACTTGTGGAACCAGTCGACCGAGGCGTTCTCGGCTCCGTTGATATGCCAGTACTGCGGGTAGCAGTTGCGGGTGTTGGTGTCCTCAGCAGCGCCCGTGACCTCGCTGCGCACGCATTCGGGGGCGGAGAGAGTGACTGTCGTGATCGCTCCGGTCTCGGAGGTGACCGTGGAGAGACGGGGCCTGGTAAGGGGCAGGATGTCGTCGGTGGCGTCCACCCGGTTGGGCCGCATCTGGTACGTGAACGAGATCGGGTTCAGCCCGATGGCGACGCTCGACGTCTTACCGGTCCGCTTGACGGTCTGGAGGGTCAGGACGTGGTCGCTGGTGTCCCCGATGTCGCCGCCGTCCAGGTACTTCTGGGTCAGAGCCCAGGAGTCGACCGGGTCGTAGGCGCTCGTGGTGGCGTTCCAGGAGAAGGTGTCGATGCTCGTGGTGCGCTTGCGGGAGAAGAACGACGGGCTGGATCCCAGGCACTCGTCATCGCCGCTGGAGCAGATCGCGTCGAAGGGGACGTCCGGCCAGTTGTCGGAGGTCTTCTCCGTCAATGACGAGCAGTCCGAGGCGGTACACCGCTCGGCGTGGCTGAAGGTGACCTTCGCGTCGGCGGCATCGGTGAACAAGGCGCCCTTGCGCAGACCGTACTTGATCTCCCGAAGGTAACCACCGCGGATATAGGAGGCGTCGGCGGTCTCGGAGTCGTTCTTCTTGTAGTGGTTCGTCTCCTTGGCGTACCAGTAGGTGGAGGCGTTGCCGTGGACGTCCTCGACGTAGTCGAGGTTCCAACGCCATGCCTGGGTCACGGACCGGTCGGCGAAGGCATCCCCCTTGGTGTATCCGGGCTCGCCCGAGTCGTCACCGAAGACGGGCACGGTCCAGGCAGAGTTGGTGCGCTGCGTGGTGGCGCCGTCGAGCTTGTCCAATCCGAAGACGTACTTGGTCCCGTTACCGGTGATGACGGTCCAGTACTCGCCGTTGTCGTCACCGTTGTCCGCGCCGGTCGAACGGACGACCTTGGAGGCGTCATCCCCTTCGAGCCGCCAGGCGCCCGTGCCCCCGTCCTTCACCAGACGAGAGGCCTTGCCGTTGAGAACCAGACGAGCGTTCTCGTACTTCCAGCAGAGGTCGAAGACATCAGCATGACCGTCGTCGTCACAGGAGCCGTATGTACGCTCGATGTAGGACTCGGTCAGGGAGAAGCCCTCGCCGACCGAGCTTCCCTGGTTGTTCGTCGTTGCGGTCCGGCCGTCGATGCTTCCTGAGTCGTATGACAGAGACAGCGACGGCACGGGGCCTGCTGCGGCGGGGGGAAGCGTGAAGTCGTAGTTCCAGGTGAACGCACCCGAACTTCCCCCAGCCTGCCAGGAGGAGGATTCCGACAACGGGGTCGCGGAGTAGTTGCCGCTGCCGGAGGAGGACACACCCGATCCGGACCCGGTGGCCGTGACGGCCAGCACCATCGCCCCTGCCGGGTCTGCCGCCAACTGTGCGGAAACGCCCCCTGTGTTGTCGGGCAGTGTCAGCCGAGCGGAGACGGACTGGTCGCCGACATCGTTCTTCGACTTCAGCGGGGTCTGCTTGCGGCAGGCGGGCTTCTGCGGCGTGGTCAGGACGCACGCGGGAAGCTGCACCAATCGCAGACGCTGCGCCCAGCCGCCTCCGACCGCTGAAGCGAAGCTGGAATAGTCGACGGTGATGTCGGCCTCACCCGCAGCATCAGCGTCAGCGGTCAGCAGGACACCGGTGACACCGGCCTTCTGCGCGGCCTTCTGGTCCAAGACCGTGATCCGGGCTTCGGACGGCAAAGGCGCTGCCGTCCTGGTCCGCTTGCCGGGTGCCGCCTTCACCGAGACCGCAACGCCACCCGGGTCGGCCTCGCCCGCCTTGCCGCCGGTGAGCCTGACAGTCGCCTCGCCCTTCCCGGGCCAGGTGCCCTTCTGCTCTGCCAGAGCGCGCCGGGCCTGTTCAGCGTTGGCCTTCCTGTCCTTGGCGACCCTCTCGCGGGCCTTCTTCGCCCCCAGCGAATCGATGGGCCTGACTTTGCTGACCCGCTGTTCGGGAAGTTCAGGACGGCCCAGACCGCCATTGCCGCCGTCCGCGGTCGGCGCAGCCGCCACCACGCCCAAAGGCGCCACCAGCGCCAAGGCCAGAGTGTGGATCAGTAGTCGTCTTCGACCTCGTCGCACACTGCCAGAACTTCTGCTTGTAGTGCCTATGCCAAACACCATCGGTTGCGCCCCCACCCGTCCAAAAATGCGAAGTCCACAAAAAGTCGTTGCTGCGGCCGGTCGCGGCCGCATTGTGGGGGCAGCAGCTTGAGCTGCTGCCCCCACTCGATCGGTCAGTCGCCTACACGGGTCTCGATCTGCTTCTCACTGGCCATCGCACCCGCCCACAGACGTACTTCAGCGATCCGGGCAGGCAGGTAGTGCTTCCAGCCGCCCGAGGTGAAGCCCTTGCCGATGGCGAAGTCACCGGAGCCGGTCTTGGCCGTGAACACCTGGTCGCCGCCGTTCTGGTTGTAGCCCAGGT
This DNA window, taken from Streptomyces sp. SCSIO 30461, encodes the following:
- a CDS encoding polymorphic toxin-type HINT domain-containing protein, which codes for MVFGIGTTSRSSGSVRRGRRRLLIHTLALALVAPLGVVAAAPTADGGNGGLGRPELPEQRVSKVRPIDSLGAKKARERVAKDRKANAEQARRALAEQKGTWPGKGEATVRLTGGKAGEADPGGVAVSVKAAPGKRTRTAAPLPSEARITVLDQKAAQKAGVTGVLLTADADAAGEADITVDYSSFASAVGGGWAQRLRLVQLPACVLTTPQKPACRKQTPLKSKNDVGDQSVSARLTLPDNTGGVSAQLAADPAGAMVLAVTATGSGSGVSSSGSGNYSATPLSESSSWQAGGSSGAFTWNYDFTLPPAAAGPVPSLSLSYDSGSIDGRTATTNNQGSSVGEGFSLTESYIERTYGSCDDDGHADVFDLCWKYENARLVLNGKASRLVKDGGTGAWRLEGDDASKVVRSTGADNGDDNGEYWTVITGNGTKYVFGLDKLDGATTQRTNSAWTVPVFGDDSGEPGYTKGDAFADRSVTQAWRWNLDYVEDVHGNASTYWYAKETNHYKKNDSETADASYIRGGYLREIKYGLRKGALFTDAADAKVTFSHAERCTASDCSSLTEKTSDNWPDVPFDAICSSGDDECLGSSPSFFSRKRTTSIDTFSWNATTSAYDPVDSWALTQKYLDGGDIGDTSDHVLTLQTVKRTGKTSSVAIGLNPISFTYQMRPNRVDATDDILPLTRPRLSTVTSETGAITTVTLSAPECVRSEVTGAAEDTNTRNCYPQYWHINGAENASVDWFHKYRVLAVTVSDPAGQNDTVENSYAYSGAAWHHSDDPFTPKDERTWSAWRGYRQVTVYSGAKDTTRSRSISLYMQGMHGDKKKDGSTRSVSLSPLSSPDLGIAAIQDSEQYAGQLRQQVTYDGSTAISAVANEPWSRETARQTDVPGAGDHIARFVRTKATTTYTYRTAAKSWRAQTVATAFDDHGMPSTIEDRGDDAKSGDEVCKVTWYARNDTAGLTALASRTRVVGRSCGTADSALDLPADSSRRGDVLSDSAVAYDGATTWSSAMKPTKGLTTWSGRAQSYGSSAVTWQKTSSSTYDALGRPLTVTDAADKVTSTAYTPATAGPLTKAIVTDPKGFKTVSFLDARRGQDERVYDANLKKTELAYDALGRLTDVWLPNRIRGTDNPNSKFAYHLSNTKQSWVSTATLKKDGTTYNTSYAIVDSLLRPLQTQSPTPQGGRLLTDTRYDSRGLAYETYAGIFDTTSTPNGTYTRAEYGEAPTQNAIAFDGAGRPVTNTLHVFGVKKWSTTTSYTGDSTATTALQGGSAARTITDARGQTVETREYAGPDPADTGFGAGLGASYTSTKYAYALDGKQTSVIGPDGAKWSYGFDLFGRPISSEDPDKGKTTTVFNLLDQAVKSTDSRGRSVLADYDELGRPTGTWSGSKTEANQLTARTYDTVLKGQPSSSTRYVGGKAGLAYTKAVTAYDSLSRPTAAKVTLPAGDPLVKAGAPASLEYSSYFNIDGTLQNSKEPAMGGLESEIVGYGYDTLGYVTSIGGSTGYLLDVDYSALGQAQQLTLGTANTEAHKKTYVTNTYEEGTGRLTRSHVTDQTHPYMLQDLNYTFDQAGNVTSIADPTTLGGTSAAETQCFTYDGYRRLTEAWTPTSHKCADTRNASSLSGPAPYWTSYTYNQAGQRTAETVHKTSGDTKTTYCYKGNQPHTLTGTSTNANCTTPERSYSYDTTGNTTKRPGKAGTQDLTWSEEAQLTKLTESGKSTDYVYDADGELLIRSTAGGERILYAGATELHLRANGTTWAQRYYASEGLTVALRSNESGTNKLTYLTGDHHGTQSLAISTDSAQTFSKRYMSPFGAERGKPTGTTWPDDKGFLGKTDDKATGLTHIGAREYDPSIGQFISVDPLLSLDQPGSLNGYSYANQNPTTASDPTGLESCYPHYCAGTNGTYGDYKPENDPCNSDPNCGKPQGGGGGSTPGKGGGGGASGPTSDTAQPVIHGIELPTEETMRAMPYAWPGDTYEELAHKWVKNKCSGGQRFAQNTVAFCDSAADAGMLDEAGNDPWGVKATINCLSGKGDCTEALVTHTITLLSWGWGRLVAGGLGKSVKGAAAGTTAAASDTSALQRLLSGCAKCFLAGTDVLMADGSTKDIEDIEVGDEVMATDPETGESGSRKVSRLIRTEDDKHFNELTITTADGAQKLTATHEHPFWSPSEKRWVEAGRLRAGATLLTDDGTTVTVTNNRPYTKHARTYNLTVDDLHTYYVLAGQTPVLVHNSGGHTPDDGMVTVGRWMSGAEHQAMMETGMVQRGGGGFTYVVYPASRDAYISARPGSVYAEFDVPKSSLIPGGRPGDFKMSDSDTIFARLAQKKGNPVPQLPEAKNIKLGGWGCP